ATCACACGAGAGACGGTTGCCACAGAGACGCCAGCGGCTTTTGCCACCTCATTCATGGTCGGGTTGTTCGCATGATTGTTTTGATGCCCGTTCGCCATGACCGGATTTCCTTGCTATGTGTTGAGTGAACAGGTCGCAGCACGTCACTTAACAGCACCCATTGTGAGCCCCTGTACCAATTGACGTTGTGCGAACCATCCTGCAATCACAACAGGCAGGACGGATGCCGTTGCCGCTGCGGACATTTTAGCCCAAAATAAGCCTTCTGCCGTCTTAAAAGAAGAAATATACACAGAAACTGGCGCTGCATCCGTCACAGTCAGGTTGAATGCGAAGAAAAATTCATTCCAGGCGAAGATCATACAAAGCAGCAGCGTCGCAAACAAACCGGGCATCACCAGCGGCACCGCTACATAACGGAACTCCTGCCATAAGCTCACCCCATCGATACGCGCCGCTTCCAGGACTTCATAGGGTACATCCAGGAAGAAAGAGCGCATCATCCATACCACCAGGGGTAGGTTCATGGCTGTGTACATGATAATCAGGCCCAGGTGGGTATCCCGCAGGCCCAAGTCCCGGAAGATGATGAAAATCGGGATGATGATCCCGACAGGGGGCAGCATCCGCGTCGACATCAGCCACAACAGCGTGAAGTCACTGCGTTTGGTCGGGTAGTAAGCCAGGGCATACGCCGCTGGAATGCCGAACGATATCGCCAGGAGCGTGGAGCCAATCGTAATAATCAGCGTGTTTATCAGGTGCTCCAGAAATGGCGTATCGAATAAAGCTGTGCGCCAATTGTTGAGCGTTGGCTCGAAGAAGAGCTGTGGCGGGAAGGCGAAGGCGTCTGCTTCGGTCTTAAAGGAGGTGAGCACCATCCATAAAATCGGGAAGAAAATTAAAATGGCGATGATATAGGTGAGCAGCGTCAGGCTGAGGTCTCTCCATTTGATCGTCATGCGCTTGATCCTCCATTATTCTGACCGCGCCGCAGCACACGGACGAATAACATCATCACGATATTCGCCAGGATGATGGCATACACGCCAAGCGCGCTGGCACCGCCGATATCCCATCTCTGGAAAGCTTCCTGGTAGATACCGTATGACAAATTCGTCGTCTGGATACCCGGCCCGCCAGAGGTCGTCACGAAGATAACGCCAAAAACACTCAGGATGAACAGCGTTTCCATCAAGACAGCGAGTTCGATATAGCGCTGTAAATGGGGCAAAACAATATGGCGGAAGATCGCCAGCGGGCTACCGCCGTCAATCTGGGCCGCCTCGACCTGGTCTTGTGCCAGGGATTGCAAGCCCGCCAGCAAAATCAGCATCATAAACGGCGTCCACTGCCATACCACGATCACAATCACAGAGATCATCGGATGCTCTGCAAGCAGATCAGGACGCGGCAGACCAAGCAGCGCAAAAAGTGCCGCCAGCAAGCCAAAAGCCGGGTTAAAGAGCACGTTCTTCCACAAAACAGCGGAGACTGTTGGCATTAACAGGAAGGGTGTAATCAGCAATGTGCGTACGATGCCCCGCCCGATGAAGTTCCGATTGAGCAGCAGCGCCAGGATCATGCCAGCAACCAGCGTCAGGATGACGACAGAGATCGTCAAAACAAGCGTATTACGGATGATCGTCCAGAATTCAGGGTCGGTAATAATTTTGCTGTAGTTTGATAATCCCTGGAAAGCACGCCGATCCGGGCGCAGCAAGTTCCAACGTTCCAGGCTGTAGGCTAGCGTCACAAGCAGGGGTAGCTGCGTGACGATAATCATAAAGACGATGGTAGGCGTTGGCAGCAACCGTCGGATTGTGGCTAAATGACGACGATCCTCTGTTTGTGGTTGTGGATCCTCGTGTCGTTCGAGAACTGCAACATTTTGCATCAGGTTTTCCTCAAAAAATTAACTTACAAGAAGGCCGTGCCAAAGGGCCATATTGGGAACTTAAGAGGGAGGACGGCCCAGGAAGGCCGTCCCTTATCGATATTATTTTGTTGAGGACCTTAGTCGAAATAGCCCGCTTCTTCCATGGCTTCGCGGGTCGCATCATTCGCGCGTTGTAGCGCTTCTTCCACGGTGGCGTCGCCAGAAAGGGCTTCTGCAATGTATTGCGAGACATCTGTACCAATACCCTGGAACTCAGGGATGCCGACGAACTGAACGCCCACGTAAGGCACGGGGTCCCGTGTCGAATCTGTGGGGTCTGCGGTCTGCATCAGGTCCAGTACGACCGGGGCAAAGGGTGCGGCATCCAGATAATTCTCGTTTTCATAGGTAGAGACGCGCGTCCCAGGCGGGATTGTGGCCCAACCGTTTGTTTCGCCAACGAGCTGGATGTAATCGCGGCTGGTTGCCCAGGTAATGAATTGGAGTGCTTCTGCCGGGTGTTGGGTGGTCATCGGGATAGCGAGGTTCCAGGACCACAGCCAGTGATTGCCCTTTTCCACCGGGCCAACTGGGGCAGGGGCAAATCCGAGTTCATCAACAATCTGCGATTGTTCCGGGTTGGAAAGGAAACCCGCAGCAACCGTTGCATCGACCCACATTGC
The Phototrophicus methaneseepsis DNA segment above includes these coding regions:
- a CDS encoding carbohydrate ABC transporter permease encodes the protein MTIKWRDLSLTLLTYIIAILIFFPILWMVLTSFKTEADAFAFPPQLFFEPTLNNWRTALFDTPFLEHLINTLIITIGSTLLAISFGIPAAYALAYYPTKRSDFTLLWLMSTRMLPPVGIIIPIFIIFRDLGLRDTHLGLIIMYTAMNLPLVVWMMRSFFLDVPYEVLEAARIDGVSLWQEFRYVAVPLVMPGLFATLLLCMIFAWNEFFFAFNLTVTDAAPVSVYISSFKTAEGLFWAKMSAAATASVLPVVIAGWFAQRQLVQGLTMGAVK
- a CDS encoding carbohydrate ABC transporter permease translates to MQNVAVLERHEDPQPQTEDRRHLATIRRLLPTPTIVFMIIVTQLPLLVTLAYSLERWNLLRPDRRAFQGLSNYSKIITDPEFWTIIRNTLVLTISVVILTLVAGMILALLLNRNFIGRGIVRTLLITPFLLMPTVSAVLWKNVLFNPAFGLLAALFALLGLPRPDLLAEHPMISVIVIVVWQWTPFMMLILLAGLQSLAQDQVEAAQIDGGSPLAIFRHIVLPHLQRYIELAVLMETLFILSVFGVIFVTTSGGPGIQTTNLSYGIYQEAFQRWDIGGASALGVYAIILANIVMMLFVRVLRRGQNNGGSSA